In Lactococcus garvieae subsp. garvieae, the following proteins share a genomic window:
- the dnaN gene encoding DNA polymerase III subunit beta encodes MIKFSINKVAFQNALKITKQAIGSKVTIPALTKLKITVTAEGITLTGSNGQISIENFLPASDKDAGMNISGTGSILLEASFFESVVSQMPELTLEFEELEQKQVLLTSGKSEITLKGQDAEIYPRIQEISQENPLKINVGFLKEIFTETVFAVSTQESRPIFTGVHLVLSDKKNLKAVATDSHRMSQRLLALENDGSDFDVVLPSKSIQSFKNVFTNDEEDLDISLANNQILFRNERISYYSRLIEGTYPDTNRLIPNEADYSLNLVFDVAALRRTMERARLLSNATANGTVKLTVSGDSVITTANSPEVGSVHEELTAIEKTGEDIAISFNPQYLIDALRVIKEPEVRIRFISNVRPFTLLPKNDTDSFVQLITPVRTN; translated from the coding sequence ATGATAAAATTTTCAATTAACAAAGTAGCTTTTCAAAATGCACTCAAAATTACCAAACAAGCGATTGGTTCAAAAGTTACTATTCCTGCTTTAACCAAATTAAAAATTACAGTCACTGCTGAAGGAATTACACTAACTGGATCTAATGGTCAGATTTCGATTGAGAACTTTTTACCTGCCAGTGATAAAGATGCTGGAATGAATATCTCAGGTACGGGCAGTATTTTATTGGAGGCTTCTTTCTTTGAAAGTGTAGTTAGCCAAATGCCAGAACTTACTTTAGAATTTGAAGAATTAGAACAAAAGCAAGTACTACTCACTTCTGGTAAGTCAGAAATCACTTTAAAAGGTCAGGATGCAGAAATTTATCCACGTATTCAAGAAATTTCGCAAGAAAATCCTCTTAAAATTAATGTTGGTTTCCTGAAAGAAATATTTACAGAAACAGTATTTGCTGTAAGTACGCAAGAAAGTCGTCCTATTTTTACTGGGGTACATTTGGTTTTATCAGATAAGAAAAATCTCAAAGCTGTAGCAACTGACTCACACCGCATGAGCCAACGCTTGCTTGCTCTTGAAAACGACGGATCTGACTTTGATGTTGTTCTTCCGAGTAAGTCTATCCAAAGTTTCAAAAATGTCTTTACCAATGATGAGGAAGATTTGGACATTTCCTTGGCGAATAATCAGATTCTCTTCCGTAATGAACGTATCAGCTACTACAGCCGTCTAATTGAAGGTACTTATCCTGATACGAACCGCTTAATTCCTAATGAAGCTGATTATAGCTTAAACCTCGTCTTTGATGTTGCTGCTTTGCGTCGTACAATGGAACGTGCACGTCTCTTATCAAATGCAACAGCAAATGGTACCGTGAAGCTTACTGTTTCAGGAGATTCAGTAATTACAACAGCCAATTCTCCTGAAGTAGGGAGTGTGCATGAAGAGTTAACAGCAATTGAAAAAACAGGTGAGGATATTGCAATCAGCTTTAACCCCCAATATCTGATCGATGCTCTACGTGTCATAAAAGAACCAGAAGTTC